In one window of Streptomyces sp. NBC_01224 DNA:
- a CDS encoding YhgE/Pip domain-containing protein — protein MRSPRLAALELKRFGRGKLPVAALIALLLLPLLYGALYLCSFWDPYSRLDKIPVALVNDDKGTTAAGKHIAVGDEITGKLLDSKTFEWHEVSSAEAHKGVEDGTYYLSLTMPSDFSKRVASSSGDSPETGALQVRTNDANNYIVGQISRTVFSEVRTAASTNASRSFLDRIFISFSDLHDATAKAAKGADDLKGGIGKAKKGSQDLADGLTDAKAGSSSLAGGIVKLNKGAGDLETGSRQVADGTQLLADKVNGVAADVRPFLKDNGKSIGDTARLVADSSQTVRDNLDLLVKSAPTAATAAHTASDDLADVYRTRCTEQPLADPTVCPPLKRAKTAAADVAKVADDVNVLVTNQNGDLKKLRAQLTTLQQQATDLAESAPHLDEDLKSAVKKVNALNTGAHKVAKGADELHTGLATAKTGSADLDTGVSNLKKGANDLDGGLIRLGDGSATLAEGLNDGVGKIPDYDKKDRDARTEVMADPVQLASKSLHAAPNYGTGFAPYFIPLSLWVGAMVAYMLIQPLNRRALAAGASAWRIAFAGWLPVAAIGLLQVAALMSVLHWGLGLQMTRAAGTIGFLALVTCCFAAIVQWLNARFGAAGRILVLAVLMLQLTSAGGTYPVQTSPGFFNAIHPYLPMSYVVEGLRRLITGGGLGPVWQGCAVLLAFTAGALALTAVSARRKQVWTLDRLHPELSL, from the coding sequence ATGCGTTCGCCGAGACTGGCCGCGCTTGAGCTGAAGCGTTTCGGCAGGGGAAAGCTGCCGGTCGCCGCACTGATCGCGCTCCTGCTGCTGCCGCTGCTCTACGGCGCCCTGTACCTGTGCTCCTTCTGGGACCCGTACAGCCGCCTCGACAAGATCCCGGTCGCGCTGGTCAACGACGACAAGGGCACCACCGCCGCCGGAAAGCACATCGCGGTCGGCGACGAGATCACCGGCAAGCTCCTCGACTCCAAGACCTTCGAGTGGCACGAGGTGAGTTCCGCCGAGGCGCACAAGGGCGTCGAAGACGGTACGTACTACCTCTCGCTCACCATGCCGTCGGACTTCAGCAAGCGGGTCGCGTCCAGTTCGGGCGACTCCCCCGAGACCGGCGCGCTCCAGGTGCGGACCAACGACGCCAACAACTACATCGTCGGGCAGATATCCCGGACAGTGTTCTCCGAGGTGCGCACCGCCGCGTCGACCAACGCCTCGCGCAGCTTCCTCGACCGGATCTTCATCAGCTTCTCCGACCTCCACGACGCCACGGCGAAGGCCGCCAAGGGTGCCGACGACCTCAAGGGCGGTATCGGCAAGGCGAAGAAGGGATCGCAGGATCTGGCGGACGGGCTGACGGACGCCAAGGCCGGCAGCAGCAGTCTGGCCGGTGGGATCGTCAAGCTGAACAAGGGCGCGGGCGACCTCGAAACCGGCTCCCGGCAAGTCGCCGACGGCACCCAGTTGCTCGCCGACAAGGTCAACGGGGTGGCGGCCGACGTCCGCCCGTTCCTGAAGGACAACGGCAAGTCGATCGGCGACACCGCCCGGCTGGTCGCCGATTCCTCGCAGACCGTACGGGACAACCTCGACCTGCTGGTGAAGTCGGCGCCCACCGCGGCCACCGCCGCCCACACAGCCTCCGACGACCTGGCCGACGTCTACCGCACCCGTTGCACGGAGCAGCCGCTCGCCGACCCCACCGTCTGCCCGCCGCTGAAGCGCGCGAAGACCGCGGCGGCCGATGTCGCGAAGGTCGCCGACGATGTGAATGTGCTGGTCACCAACCAGAACGGCGATCTGAAGAAGCTGCGCGCCCAGCTGACCACACTGCAGCAGCAGGCCACTGACCTGGCCGAGAGCGCGCCGCACCTGGACGAGGACCTCAAGTCCGCCGTGAAGAAGGTCAACGCGCTCAACACCGGCGCCCACAAGGTCGCCAAGGGAGCGGACGAACTGCACACCGGCCTGGCCACGGCCAAGACAGGCTCCGCCGACCTGGACACCGGGGTGAGCAATCTCAAGAAGGGCGCCAACGACCTGGACGGCGGGCTGATCCGGCTGGGTGACGGCTCGGCCACCCTCGCCGAGGGACTCAACGACGGCGTCGGCAAGATCCCCGACTACGACAAGAAGGACCGCGACGCGCGTACGGAGGTCATGGCCGATCCGGTGCAGCTGGCCTCCAAGTCGCTGCACGCGGCCCCCAACTACGGCACCGGCTTCGCCCCTTACTTCATCCCGCTCTCCCTCTGGGTCGGCGCGATGGTGGCGTACATGCTGATCCAGCCGCTCAACCGGCGCGCACTCGCCGCCGGGGCCTCCGCCTGGCGGATCGCCTTCGCGGGCTGGCTGCCGGTGGCCGCGATCGGTCTGCTGCAGGTGGCCGCCCTGATGTCCGTACTGCACTGGGGCCTCGGTCTGCAGATGACCCGTGCCGCCGGAACGATCGGCTTCCTGGCGCTGGTCACCTGCTGCTTCGCAGCGATCGTGCAGTGGCTCAACGCCCGGTTCGGGGCTGCGGGACGCATCCTCGTGCTGGCGGTGCTGATGCTCCAGCTGACCTCGGCCGGGGGTACGTATCCCGTCCAGACCAGCCCCGGATTCTTCAACGCGATCCACCCCTACCTGCCGATGAGTTACGTCGTCGAGGGGCTGCGCCGGCTGATCACGGGCGGCGGCCTCGGTCCCGTCTGGCAGGGCTGCGCGGTGCTGCTGGCCTTCACAGCGGGGGCGCTCGCACTGACGGCGGTCTCCGCACGCCGCAAGCAGGTGTGGACCCTGGACCGCCTTCACCCGGAGCTGAGCCTGTGA
- a CDS encoding class I SAM-dependent methyltransferase, with the protein MSDQLRPRASLRTAVVWEVLKDALDRQVKATGRDALDVLDTGGGTGNFAVPVARLGHRVTVVDPSPNALFALERRAAEAGVADRVRGVQGDIHGLFEVVERDGYDAVLCHGVLEYVDDPAEGVRNAVEALRPSGALSLLAAGLGGAVLARALAGHFTEARHALSDPAGRWGDGDPVPRRYTAEQLTELVSAADVEVGAVHGVRVFADLVPGVLVDTEPGAMEALLKLEAAAAELPAFHSVATQLHVLGTKRA; encoded by the coding sequence GTGTCGGACCAGCTGCGCCCCCGCGCCTCCCTCCGTACCGCCGTGGTCTGGGAGGTCCTGAAGGACGCCCTCGACCGCCAGGTCAAGGCGACCGGCAGGGACGCCCTGGATGTCCTGGACACCGGCGGCGGCACCGGCAACTTCGCGGTGCCGGTCGCCCGTCTCGGTCACCGGGTCACCGTCGTCGACCCCAGCCCCAACGCGCTCTTCGCCCTGGAGCGCCGAGCCGCCGAGGCCGGGGTCGCCGACCGGGTCCGCGGGGTTCAGGGCGACATCCACGGCCTGTTCGAGGTGGTGGAGCGCGATGGTTACGACGCGGTGCTGTGCCATGGAGTCCTGGAGTACGTGGACGACCCCGCCGAGGGTGTGCGCAACGCGGTCGAGGCGCTCCGCCCGTCCGGTGCGCTCAGCCTGCTCGCAGCCGGGCTCGGTGGTGCGGTCCTGGCCCGGGCGCTCGCCGGTCACTTCACCGAGGCGCGGCACGCGCTCAGCGACCCGGCGGGCCGCTGGGGCGACGGGGACCCGGTGCCCCGGCGCTACACCGCGGAACAACTCACCGAGCTGGTCTCCGCGGCGGACGTCGAGGTCGGCGCGGTCCACGGCGTACGGGTCTTCGCCGACCTCGTACCGGGCGTCCTGGTGGACACCGAGCCCGGTGCCATGGAGGCCCTGCTCAAGCTGGAGGCGGCCGCGGCCGAACTGCCCGCCTTCCACTCCGTCGCGACGCAGCTGCACGTCCTGGGCACGAAGCGCGCCTGA
- a CDS encoding DUF4126 domain-containing protein has translation MSVLPLVFTSGWASGINAYAVVLLLGVFGATGITDEVPASLQRTDVLVVAGVLFLCEVVADKIPYVDSVWDSAHTVIRPLAGAVVAALLAGESGSLPELAAGAVGGSTALMSHLVKAGTRMAVNTSPEPFSNIAVSAAEDLGVAGIVTFAIFHPLAAAVIAAALLLLGMVILVFLTSRIRRFLRRRAQRHEEKRLAGTGSHWPLD, from the coding sequence GTGTCCGTACTCCCTCTGGTGTTCACAAGTGGCTGGGCGAGCGGGATCAACGCCTATGCGGTGGTCCTGCTGCTCGGTGTCTTCGGCGCGACCGGGATCACCGACGAGGTGCCCGCATCGCTGCAGCGCACCGATGTCCTCGTCGTGGCCGGTGTGCTCTTCCTGTGCGAGGTGGTGGCGGACAAGATCCCGTACGTGGACTCGGTCTGGGACTCGGCGCACACCGTCATCAGGCCGCTCGCCGGTGCCGTCGTGGCGGCGCTGCTGGCCGGCGAAAGCGGTTCGCTGCCGGAGCTCGCGGCCGGGGCCGTCGGCGGTTCCACCGCGCTGATGAGCCACCTGGTGAAGGCCGGCACCAGGATGGCGGTCAACACCTCGCCCGAGCCGTTCAGCAATATCGCGGTGAGCGCGGCCGAGGACCTGGGCGTCGCAGGAATCGTCACGTTCGCGATATTCCATCCGCTGGCGGCCGCGGTCATCGCCGCGGCACTGCTGCTGCTCGGCATGGTGATACTGGTCTTCCTGACCTCCCGGATCCGTCGGTTCCTGCGCCGCAGGGCCCAGCGCCATGAGGAGAAACGCCTGGCCGGGACCGGTTCGCACTGGCCACTGGACTGA
- a CDS encoding ATP-binding cassette domain-containing protein, which yields MDSPHGAAVTAEDFGLKGPRGWAFRGVGIKAGPGSLVAIEGPSGSGRTCLLLALAGRMRPTEGRAEIGGLRLPRQMAAVRRISTLGPVPGVSELDPAFTVAEHLRERALLQRRFDGSLRALLRPRAERIAAAQERVDAALDAAGLDPAALPKAERTSVRDLERLEALRLSIALALIGRPRLLAVDDTDLKLSDAERAQAWELLRSIADSGTTVLAVCSQAPEGAIAVRTDTTAAPVDAQDTATEETTTEEGPADAFAETGRA from the coding sequence GTGGACAGCCCGCACGGGGCAGCTGTCACCGCCGAGGATTTCGGGCTCAAGGGACCACGTGGCTGGGCCTTCCGGGGTGTAGGCATCAAGGCCGGGCCCGGCTCACTCGTGGCGATCGAGGGCCCGTCCGGCTCCGGCCGCACCTGCCTGCTGCTCGCCCTCGCCGGCCGGATGCGCCCCACCGAGGGCCGGGCGGAGATCGGCGGACTGCGCCTGCCGCGCCAGATGGCCGCCGTACGCCGCATCAGCACACTGGGCCCGGTGCCCGGGGTCAGCGAGCTCGACCCGGCCTTCACCGTCGCCGAGCACCTGCGGGAGCGGGCCCTGCTGCAGCGCCGCTTCGACGGTTCACTGCGCGCTCTGCTGCGTCCGCGCGCCGAGCGCATCGCCGCCGCGCAGGAACGGGTCGACGCGGCGCTGGACGCCGCCGGACTCGACCCCGCCGCCCTGCCCAAGGCCGAGCGGACCTCGGTACGGGATCTGGAACGGCTGGAGGCGCTGCGGCTGTCCATCGCCCTCGCGCTGATCGGCCGGCCCCGGCTGCTCGCGGTGGACGACACCGATCTCAAGCTCTCCGACGCCGAACGGGCCCAGGCCTGGGAGCTGTTGCGGTCCATCGCCGACAGCGGGACGACCGTGCTCGCCGTGTGCAGCCAGGCACCCGAGGGCGCCATCGCCGTACGTACCGACACCACGGCCGCACCTGTGGACGCGCAGGACACCGCAACCGAGGAAACCACGACCGAGGAGGGACCGGCCGATGCGTTCGCCGAGACTGGCCGCGCTTGA
- a CDS encoding TetR/AcrR family transcriptional regulator yields MESSSTTRRQATRQKLYEAAVTLIAEKGFSATTVDEIAERAGVAKGTVYYNFKSKTELFEELLRHGVGLLTASLRSAAEETEGRGGTRVQALDAMIRAGLVFIDRYPAFTQLYVAELWRTNRAWQSTLLVVRQEAVAVVEEVLREGVKNGELSEEIDIQLTAAALVGMVLVAALDWQAFQPERSIDDVHSALSLLLHGRVSGR; encoded by the coding sequence ATGGAAAGCAGTAGCACCACGCGCCGCCAGGCCACCCGGCAGAAGCTCTACGAGGCGGCGGTGACTCTCATCGCCGAGAAGGGCTTCTCGGCGACCACGGTGGACGAGATCGCCGAGCGCGCCGGGGTCGCCAAGGGCACGGTCTACTACAACTTCAAGAGCAAGACCGAGCTCTTCGAGGAGTTGCTGCGCCACGGCGTCGGGCTGCTCACGGCATCGCTGCGCTCGGCGGCGGAGGAGACCGAGGGGCGCGGCGGCACCCGGGTCCAGGCCCTGGACGCGATGATCAGGGCCGGTCTGGTCTTCATCGACCGCTATCCGGCCTTCACTCAGCTGTACGTCGCGGAGCTGTGGCGCACCAACCGGGCCTGGCAGTCGACCCTTTTGGTGGTGCGTCAGGAGGCCGTCGCCGTGGTCGAGGAGGTTCTGCGCGAGGGCGTGAAGAACGGTGAGCTCAGCGAGGAGATCGACATCCAGCTGACGGCTGCCGCCCTGGTCGGCATGGTGCTGGTGGCGGCCCTGGACTGGCAGGCGTTCCAGCCGGAGCGGTCGATCGACGATGTGCACTCGGCACTGTCGCTGCTGCTCCACGGGCGCGTCAGCGGGCGCTGA
- a CDS encoding SAV_6107 family HEPN domain-containing protein, with the protein MAHSSAAAAPRRRADGPAPSLTGPANDVHPVVRRTTAPPAALDLLTQARTGLDEAAVLDVPNERYATAHLAALRTAAAVLAVRGRPETSRRRRERIRSAWEVLPEIAPELTEWSALFASGARRRARAEAGIPGAASRRDADDLLRDAAMFLRLVERLLALQPVLPQARRERPDAG; encoded by the coding sequence ATGGCCCACTCGTCCGCAGCAGCCGCACCCCGGCGCCGCGCAGACGGCCCTGCCCCCTCACTGACCGGTCCGGCAAACGATGTCCATCCCGTTGTGCGCCGCACCACGGCGCCGCCCGCCGCCCTCGATCTGCTCACCCAGGCCCGCACCGGCCTCGACGAGGCCGCCGTTCTCGATGTTCCGAACGAGCGGTATGCCACCGCCCACCTTGCCGCGCTGCGCACCGCTGCCGCCGTGCTCGCCGTGCGGGGCCGCCCCGAGACTTCCCGGAGGCGCCGGGAGCGGATCCGCAGCGCCTGGGAGGTTCTCCCGGAAATAGCCCCCGAGCTGACCGAATGGAGCGCACTGTTCGCCTCCGGCGCCCGTCGCAGGGCCCGAGCGGAAGCCGGTATACCGGGCGCGGCCAGCCGGCGCGATGCCGACGATCTGCTCCGTGACGCGGCGATGTTCCTGCGCCTGGTCGAGCGACTGCTGGCGCTTCAACCGGTGCTCCCACAGGCCCGGAGGGAGCGGCCCGACGCAGGATGA
- a CDS encoding DUF3040 domain-containing protein — MPLSEHEQRMLEQMERALYAEDPKFATALEGSGLRTYTRRRVYQAVAGFLVGIALLMAGMVAQQIWISVVGFLVMLGCAVLAVTGWRKAPKPGERQAAGGGGERRQPRQRRTVMNRIEQRWQRRRDEQGQ, encoded by the coding sequence GTGCCGCTCTCGGAGCACGAGCAGCGAATGCTCGAGCAAATGGAGCGAGCGCTGTACGCCGAAGATCCCAAGTTCGCGACAGCGCTCGAGGGAAGCGGGCTGCGTACGTACACCCGGCGACGGGTCTACCAGGCGGTCGCAGGCTTCCTGGTGGGTATCGCGCTCCTCATGGCCGGAATGGTCGCCCAGCAGATCTGGATCAGCGTGGTGGGGTTTCTCGTCATGCTCGGCTGCGCGGTCCTTGCGGTCACAGGTTGGCGCAAAGCGCCCAAGCCGGGCGAGCGACAGGCAGCCGGAGGCGGCGGCGAGCGCCGTCAGCCCAGGCAACGCCGGACCGTGATGAATCGGATCGAGCAGCGGTGGCAGCGTCGCCGTGACGAGCAGGGCCAATAG